ACACTTTTAGGTTATTAGTATTTAGATTTCACCAGCTAACTTACACACTATTGGAATCATTTGAACTACTATTTTTAGTCCATTCATGTTAATTAAAATTTGAGCTGTTGATGCTTATAAGGATCAATTTAAATCATATTGTAAAGTGAAtacagaaagaagatacaaaatattaattaacCCAATTGGTTACAACTTCAAACTTTTATATGAATAACTACAAATGATGTGTGTTTTGGTAACTTATAAACATTTTCCTTCCTAATTGAAAATTTATACTGGCATTTTCAAAAGATGAGGTAATCTTGGCAGTTGGATATGACATTTGGAAAACTTTGACTTCCTTGATTtgactcttatttttatttataattttattaattgttgcttgtttgctttttgcccacacccagcaatgctcaggaatcactccttgcattatttagggaaccatatggagtactgggaatcaaactcttgttggccacatgccaggcaagcgccataccactgtgctaccactctggaACTCCtcttttttaaatgatgagaAGGAAAGTCACTTATTTCTCAATTTTAAATTTCTCAACTTTATCACAATCTAAGATGACCCAGGATATAGCCTGTATTTGTCTTTTATGATAAAGATGTGTCAAGGAAATAAGATGGTGTGAACAATTCTGTCTCCACAGAGAAAAGAATAATATGTACGTTTGCATATTTATCATATGAAACAGTTATGTGGAATGTATGTTATAACTAGTTATTAATATcatttctcataatttttttacCATTCAGACCAATAGCCCTGTAGTATAAGATTTATTGTATTtagaatagtttttttaaaaatagtcattgagattatttttatgaatactagtcacaaaaaagaggaaaaaatcagAGCTTCAATAACACCAATGCATGTATGCAAAAATGAGGTCAGGGGGAAAGAAATCACATAGCTAtcaagttcatcatcatcatcatcatcatcatcatcatcatcatcatcatcatcatcatcatcctgttgatcatcgaatttctcaagctgtctcagtaacgtctccattcatcctagccctgagattttagaagcctctccttactcatccttcccaatgatgccacattggaagcactttcagggtcaggggaatgagacccagcattgttactggttttaacatatgaatacaccatggggagttttggaggctctcccatgtgggcaggaaactctcagtagcctgctggttctcccagagggagaagtaggctatatcacttctgggagcttggttttatagtctctggatgttggccgttggtggggttacacagcgctgggggcagtccctgggtgtgaccgcctagctactggaaataggaaatctgggctgaagaggcccagtcccgatttgagcaggcttggaggtctcagccctgggtcccacacacctgggttcctctgccagtaccttcatgcatgaggcttgtcataacatgtggagaggggccttgagcatgtctgtggctaagGCTTTGGCCGAGGGAGGTCTGCTCAGTTCagtgagggaagctggagcccatcccttctgaggggccccagggaagacagccaggcgagtgggccagagactctgtgttgctctcttccaggagcttgcttttaagtctctgaatgttggctattggtgggattacatggtgccaggggcagttcctgggtgttactgcctagctactggaaaatggcatTCCTTCTCAGCTATcaagttatttatattattataaaacataaaattaagttCCTTGCACATATTTATTGCACCTTAGTCATTATATTATGAagaatagttttctttataaGCTTAGAATATATGTTACTTCTAATTACAGGTAAGTAGATTATATCAAAAGTGTCAAGATTGGGAAATCGTATAGAATAATGGatgattattttctttcacttcaaCTTCTGCTTTATTTATGATATAATAAATCATTATAATATATCTGTGCTAGAAAGTATGTTTTGAGATACATCTGTAGTTTTGGCATGCTTTCTATATCATGTATGTTTTAAATCAGTTTATAGAAGTTATACTGTAGTCATGATAAGCTATTATATTTATAACTCATAAACACTTGGGATGATAGGAAATTTGATCCACAAATTGCCCACAAAAATGCAGACTGAGTACTTGGTACTTGAAcaaattgctttaaaagtgtGCCAGAGGTTGAAAGAGGTATTATCTCATCAATATTCAACACTactgtcaaagaaaaaaaatgcagaattgAATAAAGATAAGACATTGGAGAAAACGCACACTGTACTGTGTAAAACTGAGGAGTACATTGAATATGTTGCCACAGATGCTGTGGCGACTGTCTAGAAAGTACCTTTTTGTTAATGTGGTAAAAGATTTCCTATTATATGAAAAACACAGACATGTATCTTatcccttgctttatttttttaaacttttatttatttgaggttttttttttttggtaaatattgAACCAGACTCTTAAAAGACTCCAATTTGTCATAGCACTCCAAATTGAaaggaaagataattttttaaattttgtataccACGTGTTAAAACTGTTCCTATTTcccaaatattcttttctttcctatcaAAGGAGTAAGTGCAATTTTTAAGGAGCAACAAAAACATCTTGAATGTGGCCAAGAGTGCTTTCTTCTGCATTTCCTCTCTAGAGCCTTAGTACACTAGAAAATGTGCAAACGATTTGTGCAGCTCCAACTTACACAGGCAGTAGTACTTTCCAAGTCTTGATAGAAAGGTTGAAACTAGGAAATAAATATACTGAAATAGGCAATTGAGGTCATAGAAAGTAGAGTATCATTAGTATGAAAGTCATCATGTTAGGCCTGTCACAGTACAATTTTTTAGGCAGCCTGACTTTCTCGGTATTCTGTTCatgttctattcatttcttccccatcattgttacagaCTGTGTATGCATGATGAGTGAAGTGGGAGGGGGAAGATCACTTTGAATTCCCCTAGAAGCTATTAATAAGGCTAAAATACATGATAGGGTATGATATGAACAAAAGTGATCGCATACTTATCTAATTtttaacatgaaaaatatttatacatttaaaatgaaagtgtATGTTACAAATATGAATAGtatcccatttttttttgtttttgcataatCTGTTTAAATAGAGGTATCTGAAAGAGAAAATTGTGTTagtattgtatgcctgaaattatGGAtgaaatttatcttaattttttgagtatttttgcatatattttggtATTTAAGAATTGATTACAGTTATACTCAATCAGCTCTTAAGATATTTCTATGTGGAACGACAGTAAAGAGTAAATTTGGTTTAAGTGAAGAATGGAAATTTTAATAGGAATAGAATGAGATTTTATGTTTagatttttaatgtatatattttctttctcttttatttactaCATAATTATGATATTAGTTCCGGCAGCTTACATATTAACATTGTTTAGTTTAGAGGGAAACTACTAGAAAGATTTCCAATGGATAACATTAGAAATATAAGTGAATCTGCAGTCATTAACTATATTTATTTCTCTAGTTTTTCTTACTTTAGTTCAAAAACAACTCTCAAATTTATTGTTACTGAATAGGCCTTTTGTTTGTgcttaaatatcaaaataaaaaatttccagCTTTATTCTgagttaataattatttaaactcTAAATGGAGGCAATTTTCATCTGACTGAATTGATTTGACACTCCTGGAATCATTAGAATAAAAGAGACCTTGAAAGCTCCTGTCCTTATTCTTTCTGCCTTCAAACCACGAGCACATTGTATACAGATGAATTCAGTCCAATTTTTAAAGACCTCGGGAGATAGCTTCAACTCCCCCTGGTTGCCCATTACAATATCTAAGAacagtcacactcagaaaatTCTCCCTTCCATCTATTGGTAATCTGAGTCCTTCATGGTATAGTTGAAGGTCATTTCCTCTTGTTCTGTCATCAGAAAGGATGAGGAACAGCTGTTTACCATCTTTTTCAGTACTTTCAGGCTTATTAAATCTCATTACCACtgcttttattttcacttctttttagCATTCTTTGTCCTCTAAGCTCTATATAGAATTTTTTTCGCTGTGCAAACTGGATGTGGATATAAATTTAGTCAGAACtacttgtaaataaaataattaaattcttgGTAATGTAGATTCACATTTATGCATCTATTGTTTTATTAACATTGAATATGGATGTGTTATTTCTGCACAAAATTGCCTTGtttctacctttttttctttaaataattttgtatactGTATTCTCATTCTCAAGTATTTTGAATATTGTGTTTTtgtccaaattaattttttatcttttctgttttgtgggagaaggtatttgggccacacccagcagtactagtgcttactcctagctttaactcagaagtcactcctggcaatgctcagaatttttaaaaattttttaaaaattattttaattaaaaaattattttcccttgaTCCATGTTCCTAGATATCTTAGTTCTTATTACTAATTAAACAACATTGTTAAAATTGTCCTAGTGGGTGTTGAAAAAATGAatatcattgtcttttttttttttgattagttGTAATTTCATCAGGTTTATGTTTTGTCTTGGAGTATGAGTTCTCTTCTAGTGTTACTAAATTTAgcaatgaattatatatatatatatctgttgagttctttttatattttgttttttgtttttatggccaCCTGGTTCGTGACAGTgctcagctgacccagggttcaatcctaggtttggtggtgtttggggaaccatatacagtgcaggTCATTAAACTGAGGTCACCAGACTTCAATGCAAGCACCTCACCTGatgaactctctctccagacttttgtcctgccttttttttttataagcaagaaagtttttattaaacttatttagaaagatatgagggaagaaagagggagaagtacatgttcgaaagagaacacaagcttctccagagtagaaataagcgAATAAAGATGCAtaaagacaagcaagcaagatacatgttcaagggaaacCATATCCTATTACTAAGGTGGAGTATTGGTATAAGCAAAGTAATAGAGAAGGCATAGTACATCACAATGTTCTAAACAGATATTAGTGTTAAAAATGAagggggcaaaaaaaaatgaagggggcATAGTATCCACCCTTAGTTCAGTATTGAAAAAAAGATAATGTTATCCAAGTGTCctgaaaaatgagtaagaaataGTAAATTCACATCCTGAAACAGTTCAAAGTAATACTTTTCTCTGCCAATCTCCACTCATTAGCATTGTCTAAGAAATGTTATCCAGGTTAATAATCAGCTTTGATTGCAACAAAATCCTAAAGCTTTGCTAAAATCCAGTAGTGTTAACTCATATGATACTGCTTATATAGTTTATTTTCCTATGACATAAATATTACCTTAGAGAATGTAACTATGATGCTAGTTATTTAGATTTTCTTTAGGCAAATTATATATCTCATTTTGATATCTGCTCTTATTTTTGGTAtacaaaaagttaatttttataatggTTCAGAAATTATTTTGGTAGTTGATAAGCACATAATTATTCAGTCAAGAGTGACTAAGAAGATATatggaaattaaatatttaacaattagAAAAATTACTAATTACTACTCTTCTAATTTATATAACCAATTATACTGTATAAGGTATTTTTTATGAGTGGTTTTCACTTCGCTTATATTTAATATCTAGCACCTCATGTCTATTCACACACCCTCCAACTCTCCTGCCACAGCACCAGATTAACCCTCCTGACTTCTGCCATTGCTGGGCTAGTGTAATACATACCACTGTGGTCCAAAAGTAGAGCTATCCCACCGGCAGTGCAGAGATCTGTGTGTAAGACTCTCCCCACAAACAAAGAATAATTTACCATATACTTAAATCTGTTAATGGTATGTATGTTGGATtcatctttaatatatttttgtgttagAGATTATAGGAAAATTAGTATAGAATGTTTACATAACATCTCCATCCGAAATATAAATGTCCTTACCTAAAataggtatcactgtcactgtatcattgcataccgttgctcatcgatctgctcaagcaggcaccagtaacgtctccattgtgagacttgttaactgtttttgacatatcgagtatgccacgggtatcttacCACATGCTGTactgtgagcaagatactctcagtagcttgctggtctctctgagaggcagaggaattgaaccccggtcagcaaGCCCTACCCGCTTCCCTATAGTTCCAGCGCATAAAAtagattatcattattatcaattTACCAGTTCCTCTTTAAATTTGTCTGttttcccatatatatatatatatatatatatatatatactgcctagtatatatatatacatgcatattaaTTATTGGCATATTTTAATCACTAatatacttatttaaattttcttaactgATATTGAATAATATATTCACTAATAAGTTTGTACCATGTCTGGATACTTTTGTTTTTACTACTTTATTGACtatcatatgtatacatgtatatatctgtacacagatatttaaatgtaaatataacaagaggtcagaaaaaaaaggaaatactggTATATCTGTGTAAAGCATATAAGATGTAAATAAGCAGAATGGTGGAAAGAAAACTAGGAAGAAACAGGTAACATTGAAAATATATCtcacatggggggctggagcgatagcacagcaggtagggcgtttgccttgcatgcagccgacccaggtacgattcccagtatcccatatggtcccttgagcaccaccaggagtaattcctgagtgcagagtcaagagtaacccctgtgcatcaccaggtgtgacccaaaaggcaaaaaaaaaaggaaaaaatatcttaCATGAAACAATTTATACTTGAATATCTGAAATAGAGATATAGGAACCAGTTATAGTATAGTACTTAGAGCAGATACCTCACAAGTGCCTGAtcctgttcaattcccagcaccacatgatcccttgagcaccacttggtacATCCTGAGTAGTATCACATCTTTGGCCTTTGTATTGAACCATGACCCAGATgactaagaactgccaggaggcctcctgggtctcctgagtaccctaggtaaataaaaatataacagaaattTGATGAtgctgtatgtatatgtatttatctgTTATATGCAATCActgatacatatataatatatatgtgggGAATTTAAATCAATACAGTTCATCAGTATATTTGAGTATTGTAGAAATAATAAGTAATagggaattttgttttctcttatacACCTAAAACTGAAGGTGTGTAGTCATTCATGTATCCTAGAAAATTCATGTAGGGTGCTTTTTTCCatattaagtgtgtgtgtgatgctgggtCAGAATAAAAGGGAGTAATCCATGTTCTTACCACAGAGCAATTCATTATCTAGATAAACAGATTAATTGCTTAATGACAAAACAAGATCATTGTGGCTATTGTAGTAATTTTAACAAAGGAGTGGAAACATAAGTTATAGTTACTTTTTTAATACTGTAAAATCAAGAAGACAGGCTATACTAAGATctgtaaaaataaagttttacacAAAATGAACTCTAACAAATGtatagctttatatatatatatatatcaatatcaaCTTCCTCAAACATTTTGTAACTACATTTGCAATTTCTGAGCAAAACTGAAATTTTTTGGACagaattttctaaaatcttgttGGTGCTAACAAATAACAGTAAAATGTGCTTACTGCACCCAAATAACTACtataaacctaaaaaaaaactactttcgGCATAACATCATAGGTGCTTTGCTATTTAAAAGTTAGGTGAATTTAGTTATTTTCCTGGCATTACAGTTAATATGTACAAGGCGAGGGTGACGTATTTCTAGTCCCTTCAGGCACCTAGAAAGTAATCATTAACAGAAATaacttgagatatatatatagttaaacaGGGTGGTTGTACATGCTTCAGATgtccctggattcaatcctcaacaccatcTGGACAGGGTCACCACACTTCAGCACATAGCCCTGGGGGGTTTGGTGCTACTGTGCGCCTCACAGGCAGCCACATAGGCTGACTCAGGGAAGAAGTCATCATGGTATTCTGCTAAAAACTGCAGGAAGAGATCTAAGTGCTTCAGCAACGCCTTCAGGTTCTTCTCAGGCAGGGACATCTTTCCAAGGATTTCTGGAAGTTTCACAAACAATCGCAGCAAATGTTGTGCCCCATAAATGCAAGAGGCTGGAGGTGGCAGGTCACTGGGCGGGTAACTTTCAGGCATAAGTTTCCAGGCAAGtacttcatttatttcttgagATCTGCCTTCCACGCCAGCGAACACAATGCTCCCTTCCTGATTCAGGGTCAGAAGGACAGATGAGCTGGAGCTGCTTTGCACTGGTGTCATCTTTTCCAGGTGCAGGAAGGGCAGCCTGCCGGTGGCTGTGTCCTGCTGCTGGCGCAAGGCTTGCAGGGAGGCCCCTCTTTCCGACAGGGTGTCACAGCTGACTGAGTGGCGTGTGGAGCGCCGCAGAGACAGCAAAACTTCCGGATCGGCTCTGCGCCTTTTGGGGGTGGTAGGCTCCCCGGCCACTGGCTGAGCCTCCGTGGGTTGTGCGGCCGCCGGATTCTCTAAAGGTGGGCTAGGAGAGAGCTCCTCTGAGCTTCTGTTCGTGTCGGTGGCGCTGTCCCTCACCGGAAGAAAACCTGTGGACGACGTCGCCATTTTATATTGCTCTTGTTCATACGGATACAGCAGAACCAGCGGGAGCATGTGATCAAAGGTTATCCTCAGCCCATCCACCATCTCCTTACAAAGGTCCACGCTGTCGGCCTCGCCTCCAGTGGGGTCTCGCGGGCAGAGCAGGTGACGGGGGCGACTGCCCTGATTCTTCTCCGCGGGGACGTAGTGCAGAGTCAGGCCCGAGTGCGGGGTGGCGTGATGGTGACGCGGCGTCTCGCTGGCCGAGAAGGCGACATTGATGGCAAAATGCTTCACGTACGATTCCAAAATCGTGATAATGTTGGTGCGGCAGGGAAGTTTCACCAACCGTTTCCTCCTGTTGATATAGTAACAATCATCCTCCAGTTTCTTCTTCAGAACCTCGGGGATTTCTAGGGCAATTGTTCTTTCTTCCATGGCGCGGTCGGCGTGTCGCGCTGGTTCTACTTCACTCCGCCCGTCACTGTTCCTTTTCTCAGTGAAGGCCCAGCCCCCGTCCTCACTGCTGTCCTCAGAGGAAATACTTATTCCCTCTTCACCCGTTTCTCCAACGGGGAGGCGCTTTAAGGCCAAATGGACCCCCGAGGAACAAGCGTGCTTCAGTTTCGTCCCACCCTGCTATTCCAGCGGCCTCGGAGTTTTCTTACCAGACGACCCGAAGTCCCGGATTTGCTTCAGTATCAGAAAGGCGGCGGTCCTCAGCTGCCGTTCAGTCCCATCCCAACTCCTTTTGCAActatgaaaatgggtgagatgtTCTGGAACTTTCAGTTTGTGTCCGCTTGCCCGCGCAGGCGCAGCCTGAGGAGAGACTGACGGAAGGCGGGCCCTGGAATCTGTAGCCCTCTGACTTCCGGCCGCGAACCCGCCCATACCCGGTCCGCAGCCTCGCGATACTGTGCGTGTCTGGAGAGACTTGCTGAAAGATTTTCCCATGAACGTTTTCTTCCGGAAACAAGTAGTAGATGGGAGTAGATGATTACAGTTAACtggcttttcttatttttagaactttgttgtgtgtctgtttgtttgctttggcacCACACGTTGCGGTGCATGAGGCTTTCTCTGGGCTCTCCGCTCGAGGGTCACTCCCGGAGGTCACTTCCGGCCATGGTCCAGGGACCTTATGGGTAAAGAGGAATGAATcaaggttggccgtgtgcaaagcaagcgccctcacTGCCGTAACCAGCTCTAGCTCACCTGAAAGGCTTTTCTGTTTCAGTTTGcagtgtttttgttctttttttttttttttttcttcttgggtctcACCCTGCGATGCATAgcggttagtcctggctctgcactcaggaattactcctggtggtgctcgggggaccatatgggatgctcagaatcgatccctggtcggcggtgtgcaaggcaaatgccctacccactctgctatcgctccagcccctcagtttgcAGTTTTAATTCGAGTTCTGTATACATAGCAAACTAACAAATGTTTGATAAGCAGGCTAATATGTAAAACTAAAACCACAGGGACaagtatattgaaatatttttgtattttaacttaGTAGTGTTTAATTGAAGTAGAACCCGCCATTTATCAATTTTAGCTGTGCATTATTGAAAATCAGGAAGTGTAGTGTTCTTGGATTtcccttaaaatttcttttgctgtACAGTTGACCTCTTGTGCTCGATCTTTTAAACCCTTTTCTCTTCCCACCTAATGACCTCAAATGTTCTTGTGTTCAAAAACTGTTAGtttatgctttttttctctttaaaccaTTTATTGGTGAATTTGGGgtaaactcttttatttttttcccaaacacaaaataattgATTCGGGAAGATATGTGGACACCTATGTTTATTTTAGCACTTAGCAAAATATCCacgatatggaaataacccaaatgttgGATTACAGATGaaaggataaagaagttgtgctGTATATACAGAAAGAAATGTTGTGTAACTGTAAGACAAGTttgaaatcacacaatttgctgcAGTGTCTGTGGACTGGACTGTATCATATTGTGATAAATAAGAGGGAAATTAAATGCAGAATAATCTCAtctattaaagagaaaaagaaaacaagggtaTAGGTAATATTGAACaaagacaaacccttggccttggattacaaaacttaaaaacaaatggAGTAGGGAGTGGTGGGGTTGAGGGTGGGGCAGGCATGAGAAGCAGACCAGATGTGACTTAAAGACTGTTGGAGGACGGTTATGGGCGCTTTGATGGTGGTATACAGTACTTGGTGCATCAACCCTATAAATGTAAGCATTATTGTAAACGTATTATTTAAAGTGT
The nucleotide sequence above comes from Sorex araneus isolate mSorAra2 chromosome 1, mSorAra2.pri, whole genome shotgun sequence. Encoded proteins:
- the LOC105943172 gene encoding male-specific lethal 3 homolog; translation: MEERTIALEIPEVLKKKLEDDCYYINRRKRLVKLPCRTNIITILESYVKHFAINVAFSASETPRHHHATPHSGLTLHYVPAEKNQGSRPRHLLCPRDPTGGEADSVDLCKEMVDGLRITFDHMLPLVLLYPYEQEQYKMATSSTGFLPVRDSATDTNRSSEELSPSPPLENPAAAQPTEAQPVAGEPTTPKRRRADPEVLLSLRRSTRHSVSCDTLSERGASLQALRQQQDTATGRLPFLHLEKMTPVQSSSSSSVLLTLNQEGSIVFAGVEGRSQEINEVLAWKLMPESYPPSDLPPPASCIYGAQHLLRLFVKLPEILGKMSLPEKNLKALLKHLDLFLQFLAEYHDDFFPESAYVAACEAHSSTKPPRAMC